The Methanobacteriaceae archaeon genomic interval TAAAGGAAAAAGTTCTGATTATTTTCTGTCCTAAACTGGATAAAACCATAGATCAATACATAGATAAATTAGCAACAATCTTTGAAACCCAGGATATAAAATCCATATCTATTGTACACATGGAAGTTCCATGCTGTTCAGGAATTGAAATAATTGTCAAAAGGGCCTTAGAAAAAGCTAAAAAGAATATAATCATCAAAGATTATACTATTTCCATAAATGGTGAAATAATATAAAAATTATTTTTTTAATCAACTGAATTATATCAAAAATAGAATTTTAAAAATAATTAAAGATTAGCCTCAGATCGCCCATCATTCATCACAGTTCAGAGCTCATAGGGTTCATCACTGGCTAAAAATTATTTTCATTAATATTTCATTAATCAATTGATAAATTAAATGTCATAATAAAAAAATAGATTATTGGTTAAATTAACCAAACATTATTCCCGCTTCTTTATTATAACCTTCTTCGTTTTCCACACCAATAATTTTATCAACCGCATCCATAAAATCATTCATGGTTACTTCATCTCGTTCTTCTCTTATGGCAAACATACCGGCTTCAGTACAAATTGCCTTAAGATCCGCACCAGAAGTACCATCAGTTAGATTGGATAAAAGTTCTACATCAACTTCTTCAGCTAAAGCCATTGGTTTAGTGTGGATTTTTAAAATTGCACGACGAGCGTCTTCATTTGGTATGGGGACCTCTATAAATCTGTCAAAACGACCAGGACGTAGTAGTGCAGGGTCCAAAATATCTGGACGGTTGGTTGCAGCAATTATTCCCACGTTTCCACGGTCTTCAAACCCATCAAGTTCTGCTAGGAGTTGCATGAGAGTTCTTTGAACTTCTCTGTCCCCACTGGTTGAACTTTTAAGTCTTTTGGCAGCCACAGCATCAATTTCGTCAATAAATATTATACTTGGAGATTTTTCTTTGGCCAGTTCAAATACTCCCCTTACCAGACGAGCACCTTCACCAATATATTTTCGAACGAATTCAGAGGCTACTATTTTTATAAAAGTAGCATTAGTCTCGTGAGCAACTGCTTTGGCCAGCAAAGTCTTTCCAGTGCCCGGAGGACCGTAAAACAGAACTCCTTTAGGAGGTTCGATTCCGATCTTCTTAAATAATTCTGGTTTTTTAAGGGGTAATTCCACAGTTTCCTTTACTTCAACAACTTGATCTTCTAAACCACCAATTTGTTCATAGGAAACATTAGGTTTCTCATCAACTTCCATACCAGTAACAACTGGATCTTTTTCAGATGGTAAAACATCTACAATGCTGAAAGTCTGTTGATTTAGTGCTACACGAGAGCCAGGTTCGAGTAATTTATCATCAAGGAATCTTGAGTAATTAATAACAAAGTGTGGGCCAGTACTACTTTTAACAGCAATTCTATGGTCGTCCAACACTTCAGTAATTGTGGCTATGACTAAAGGGGGTGATCTGAATCTTTCAACTTCTCCTCGAAGGGATTTCACTTCTCGGTCCAGTCGAATTTTTTCATTTTCGATTAAAACCTTATCTTTTTCGAGTTTTCTGACTTTCCACATCAGATTTCTCTTTGTTTTCGTATTATCTTCTTTAAGTATTCTTATTTCTTTTTTAAGGTCTTCAATCTTTTTTAGTGTGCTTTGAGAGGAATTTTCCATGAGCTTAGAACACTCCTATATAAATTTTATTGATACTACATTTGTTTTAGTAATATTTAAATATTGAGGTAAGAATTAAATAAATATAAAAACAAAGGGATCTTTATGAGATGCGAGATTTGCGGGAAAAAAATTATTGATGAACCAATTACTACAAAAATCGACGGATCTACCATGAAAGTTTGCAAAGACTGCTCTAAATTCGGTAAAATCCAGAGACCACCATCCAAACCAGCCCACGCTCGAGGGCCTCAAGGAACAGCACGAGGAAGAAGAATACCTCAAAGCCGCCCGAGAAGAAGAGAAACAACTTACGAGTTACTTGAAGATTATAATACCATTATAAGACAAGCCCGAGAAAAGAAAGGCTGGTCTCGTGAAGATTTAGGAAGAAAAATTAATGAAAAAGTATCCGTGGTTTCTAGACTAGAAACTGCCCATATGGCACCAGATACAAAACTAGCCCGGAAAATTGAGAAAATTCTCAAGATAGATCTTTTAGAAAAAATAGAAGATACTACTGGTGAGGAATTTAAAGCGAATTCCTTAAAAGGATCGACTATTGGAGATATAGCTCGAATTAAAAAGCACTAAAAAAATCTTATTTTAAATATTTTTTTTATTTTTTGTGAATTTATTAAAGATTTAATAATTATAAAATTTTAAATTAATTAATTCCTTTTCTTTGAGCTTAATTCATATGTTTAAAAATTCTATAATTTTCTTAAAATAGAAATAAAAATAGAAAAAAATCTTATTTTAAATATTTTTTAGTTAAAAAAATGAATTATTAATATAATGAATAGTATTAAAAATAACTATTTCTTACCTTTATTCAATTTATGGGAATAATAACCTTTTAATACAGGTGCACGACTGAATTCTGCTTTTAAAGTTTTAAATTCTGGATATTCATCACTTACAATAATAACGTGGGCCGGAGGATGAATTTTTTTGGCCTGCATTATACTTTTAGTAGCGTTTTCTTGAACAGTGATAACAGCTGAAATAACAGCTTTCTTCCTTAATTTCTTCTTTAAAATGCTTTCAGCAAGATTATCTGCAAATTCATTCTCAATCAATCTAGGTTTTCCATTAATTTTCAATCCAGCATGTCTTTCAATATCTGCAAGTGAGTTTAGAAGTTTTGCCTGACTATCGGCTCTTAAAAGAATTAATGACATTTTTTTCTCCGTATAAAATATGGAATAGTTAATAATTTAATTATTTAATATATTGAATTTGTTATTCTGTTATTTCCTTTTAAATGAAGTTATTAAAGTACTTCTAAATAGAACCAGAAGAACCATTACAAAACCAATGGCTGTTTGAATATTCCCTAAAATATTCAGTAATCCGGCACTTACCGGCAAATTCCAAGCTGGTGAAGTTCTTGAATTAGGTAATGGTGTGAAATAAACACCTACGGCCTTAGAATTTTGTTTTATATTAATATCTTTAGGTTCTACATAATTTACCCCTACCAGCAATCCATTACCAATTCCTTTATTAATTGAACCCGCAATGGCATTAGCACTATATCCATTCTTTTTAACAGAAGCTTTTACAATTTCTTGAGTTGTTTCCACCACTCCAGTTTCATCAGTTCCATAAACTGAAACCATAACCGTATTTTGAGTTACTGTAATTGCACTGGCTAATGCCTCATATGCATAAACTGTTTTTAAAGCACTTCCATCTATAGGGCACCTTTCATAATTTTCTGCTTCAGGATAACCTACACTCCATCCATCAACCGGGCAAACCTTAGTATATGCTTCATTCATTGGAAAACCCGTTTCATTCAGCTTTTCAGGAGTGAACATGTCCCCGGAAGATATTCCTGAAACTAGATTAACCGCCCCTCCACCGTATTTTTCACCAGAATCTTTTGATACTTCTTCAAATACTTTTCCAACAATATAAGTAGATGAGTATCCATCTCGAATCATTTTACCAATATTAATTGCGGTCTCCTGCCTAACCCTGGTAGCTGTACCATATTGGGGATTCCCATGAGTATTACGCAGGTGGATAATCGCTCCTCGTTGGCCTGCGGGTAAAACAGCCAGCCCGCCCGAACGTAAAGAAGCTGTTATAACCCCGCTGTCATCTACAGTAACCATATATGCATCAAAAGATCCTCCGACTGCAGCCCCAATGGTAGGTCCTCCCACCACAACACGTATTCCACTGTATGAGTTAGCAGATCCTGCAGCTTCTGAAGCTGTAGCACCATTTTCAAGTAAAGATATGGCCTTTACAATAGCTAAAAGTCTTTGATAGGAATTACCTTCCCCACCAGATAGAACTGCAAACTGCTGATCCTTAGACATTATAAAAGTAGATTGAAACATGTTCTCTGCAAAAGACATACTACCTGCGGCAGCACCATTAGGATCTTTTCCACTAGGATCCGTGATAACTATAACGTTCATAGTTGCAGAAACTGTACTAGTTAGCATTATAATTGTAAGAAAAAATAGGGCAATTTTTAATTTTCGCATCATAATCACCCCGAAGTCGTATTTTTAACAGTGACTGTAGAAAAGTCCTCAATTACATTAACCGTGACAATACCAGTTTTTTTATCAACTTTTATGTCAGCCGCCACAATAGGAGAAACTTGTGTTCCAGGAATAGTAGTTCGTTTTACAAATGTCTCAGCATTTAGAATAGCCTCATTTAAAGGAACTTGGCGCTTAGTAGTAACTAGAACATCGCCATTAATATAACTACCCGATCTAAAACCCGCTGCAGCAATATTATTTTTTATGGAGAGCAAAGGAACAATATCATTTCCTTTAATTATAACGCCAGCTATTGGTGTCCCCTGTGCATCTTCAGTGGATGAAGCATAAGCCA includes:
- a CDS encoding proteasome-activating nucleotidase, producing the protein MENSSQSTLKKIEDLKKEIRILKEDNTKTKRNLMWKVRKLEKDKVLIENEKIRLDREVKSLRGEVERFRSPPLVIATITEVLDDHRIAVKSSTGPHFVINYSRFLDDKLLEPGSRVALNQQTFSIVDVLPSEKDPVVTGMEVDEKPNVSYEQIGGLEDQVVEVKETVELPLKKPELFKKIGIEPPKGVLFYGPPGTGKTLLAKAVAHETNATFIKIVASEFVRKYIGEGARLVRGVFELAKEKSPSIIFIDEIDAVAAKRLKSSTSGDREVQRTLMQLLAELDGFEDRGNVGIIAATNRPDILDPALLRPGRFDRFIEVPIPNEDARRAILKIHTKPMALAEEVDVELLSNLTDGTSGADLKAICTEAGMFAIREERDEVTMNDFMDAVDKIIGVENEEGYNKEAGIMFG
- a CDS encoding multiprotein bridging factor aMBF1; this encodes MRCEICGKKIIDEPITTKIDGSTMKVCKDCSKFGKIQRPPSKPAHARGPQGTARGRRIPQSRPRRRETTYELLEDYNTIIRQAREKKGWSREDLGRKINEKVSVVSRLETAHMAPDTKLARKIEKILKIDLLEKIEDTTGEEFKANSLKGSTIGDIARIKKH
- a CDS encoding DUF356 domain-containing protein — encoded protein: MSLILLRADSQAKLLNSLADIERHAGLKINGKPRLIENEFADNLAESILKKKLRKKAVISAVITVQENATKSIMQAKKIHPPAHVIIVSDEYPEFKTLKAEFSRAPVLKGYYSHKLNKGKK